The Streptomyces sp. NBC_00454 DNA segment GCACACCGAGGACGGCAGGGAGCGGCTCGCCCGCGCCATCGACGCGATCCTCGGGCTGGCCCGGGACCAGCCGCGGCTGATGCGGACCCACATGGCGGGCATCCTCCAGGCGGAGGGCTTCGTACAGTGCGCCGAGCAGCAGCGGCTCGCGGAGCTGCTGCGGGACACCGTCGTGCGGTACGGCTCCGCGGAGGTGGACACCGACTACCCGCTGCTGCGGGCGCTGCTGATGGGCGCGGTGGTCGCGGTGCTGCTGCCGGGGGCGCCGATGCCGGCGGCGCGGCTGCGGGCCGAGCTGTTCCAGCGGTACGGGCTCGACTGGGAGCTCGGGGTCCCGCCGGAGGGCGGACCGCCCGGCGGAACGTTTCCCTCACCCCCGGTGGCCCCCATCGGACCCCGATAGGCCCTGTGGGGCCCCTCACGCGCCTCAGTGGCCCCACCGGTCCCCGGATGCCCGCAGGGGCTGCCGGTCCCGGGCGCCCGGTGTCATGCTGGGAGCACCTGCGTGAGGAGCTCCGCCGTGCTTCGTATCGCCGTCGTCGGTTCGGGCCCCAGCGGGGTCTACGCCGCCCAGACGCTCGTCCAGCAGCGCGAGGTCCCGGGCGTGCGGGTCGACGTACTGGACCGGCTGCCGGCCCCCTACGGGCTCGTCCGGTACGGGGTGGCCCCCGACCACGAGAAGATCAAGTCGCTCCAGGGCAGTCTGCGGACCGTACTGGAGGACGAGCGCATCCGGTTCTTCGGCAACGTCGAGGTCGGCGGCCCCGAACTGTCCACCGCCCGGCTGCTGGAGCTGTACCACGCGGTGGTCTACTGCGTCGGCGCGGCCCGGGACCGGCCGCTCGGCATCCCCGGCGAGGACCTCGCCGGCGTGCACTCCGCGACGGCCTTCGTGGCCTGGTACAGCGGGCATCCGGACGCGGCCGCCGAGGCCTTCGGCCTGCCGGGAGTGGATTCGGCCATCGTGATCGGCGCGGGCAACGTCGCCGTGGACGTGACGCGGATCCTGGCCCGGGGCGTACCGGAGCTGGCGCCCACCGACATGCCGCAGCCGGCCCTGGGCGCACTCGGCGCCAGCGGGGTGCGCGAGGTGCGGATGGTGGCCCGGCGCGGGCCCTCGCAGGGGAAGTTCACCACGAAGGAGCTGCGCGAACTGGGCACGCTCCCGGGGGTGGAGGCCCTGGCCGACCCGGCGGAGCTGGGCCTGGATCCGGCGTACGCCGACCCGGGCGCGGCCCTGCCCGCGGTGAACCGCCGCAATGTGGAGGTCCTGCGCGGCTGGGCCACCGCCGACCCCGCTGCGCAGACCGGAGGCGGCGTGCACCGGCGCATCGAACTGCGCTTCTTCCTGCGCCCCGTGGAAGTGCTCGGAGGCGAGGGCGGCCGGGTCACCGGAATGCGGTTCGAGCGGACGGCCCCCGACGGCCGGGGCGGGGTCACCGGCACCGGGGTCTACGAGGACCTCCCGGCGCAGTTGGTGCTGCGCTCGGTGGGGTACCAGGGCGTTCCGCTGCCCGGCCTGCCCTTCGACGAGCGCACCGGAACGGTCCCGCACGCGGCGGGCCGGGTGCTGCGCGCGGGCCGCGCCTCGGTCGGCGAGTACGTGGCGGGCTGGATCAAGCGCGGCCCGACCGGGGTGATCGGCACCAACCGGCCGTGCGCCAAGGAGACGGCCTCCTCCCTGCTCCAGGACGCGGGGACGCTGGCCCGGCGCGAGCTGCCGCAGGACCCGCTGGAGGCGCTGCGCGCGGCGGGGCTGCGGCCGGTGGAGTGGCCGGGGTGGCTGGCCATCGAGACGGCGGAGGCGGAGCTCGGCCGCTCCCTGGGCCGGCGCTCCGTCAAGATCCCCGACTGGGCGGGTCTGCTGGCCGCGGCCGACGGCTCCGGCTGAGCCGGAGCACCGGCGGGTACGCGGCCCGGCCTAGGCCGTATCGGCCCGGCCGGCAGGCCGCGCGCCTCAGCCCGACAGCCGTGCCTCCTCGGCGGACGCGGCCGCGAGGATGCGGTCGAGGAGACCGGGGAAGAGCGCCTCCAGATCGGCCCGGCGCAGTTCGTTCATCTTGGCCGTGCCCTGGTAGGCCTGACGGACGACGCCACTCTCGCGCAGGACGCGGAAGTGGTGCGTGCATGTCGACTTGGTGACGGGCAGCACGAAGGCGGAGCAGGGCTGCTCCACGTCCGAGGCCGCCAATTCCCGGACCACGGACAGCCGCATCGGGTCGGACAGCGCGTGCAGGACGCTCTCGAGCCGGATTTCGCCGAGCTCGGGATGGTCAAGGACGCGGACGTTGGCCGTATCCGTCACGTTCTCTCCCTCACTCGGCTGATTTCCGGCAAAGCTGCGCCGCCCATCGTAGAACACGCCTCGTGCGCTCCCGCGTTCACCAGGCCCGGGCGTACTGGCCCGGCACGGAGGCCGCCGCGCCCAGTTCCGCGGCGGCGCGCCGGGCCCAGTACGGGTCGCGGAGCAGCTCGCGGCCGAGGAGGATCGCGTCCGCCTCTCCGTTGGCCAGGATCTTCTCGGCCTGCTCCGGCTCGGTGATCAGGCCCACGGCGGCCACCGGAAGGCCGGTCTCCGCCTTGACGCGGGCGGCGAAGGGCACCTGGAAGCCGGGGCCGACCGGGATCTCGGCGTGCGGGGCGAGGCCTCCGGTGGAGACGTCGAGCAGGTCCACCCCGTGCTCCTCGAGCAGTCCGGCCAGCCGAACCGTCTCGTCCGCCGTCCAGCCCGCCTCCTCCAGCCAGTCCGTGGCGGAGATCCGGAAGAACAGGGGCAGTTCCTCGGGCCACACCGTGCGGACGGCGTCGACGACTTCGAGGGCGAAGCGGGCGCGGTTCTCGAAGGAGCCGCCGTACGCGTCGGTGCGCCGGTTGCTGTGGGGGGAGAGGAACTCGCCGATGAGGTAGCCGTGCGCGCCGTGGATCTCGACCACTTGGTAGCCGGCCTCCCGTGCGCGTCCGGCGGCGGCCGCGAACTCGGCGACGATCCCGTGGATCTCATCGACCGTCAGCTCGTGCGGAACCGGATCGCCCTCGCGGAAGGGCACCGCGCTCGGCGCGCTGGGCAGCCAGCCGTGCGGCGCCTGCGGGTCGATGACCCGGCCGCCCTTCCAGGGGCTCTCGGTCGAGGCCTTGCGGCCGGCGTGTGCGATCTGGATTCCGGCGACGGCTCCCTGGGCCTTCACGAAGGCGACGATCGGGCGGAGCGCCTCCACCTGGGCGTCGTTCCAGATGCCGAGGTCGTAGGGGGAGATCCGACCCTCCGGGGAGATCGCGGTGGCCTCCTGGATGATCAGGCCGGCGCCGCCGACCGCGCGGGCGGCGTAGTGCGCGAAGTGCCACTCGCCCGGGGCGCCCGCGGCGGGGCCGTCGGGTTCGGCGCTGTACTGGCACATCGGGGCCATCCACACCCGGTTCGGGATGGTGACGGAGCGCAGCGTGTAGGGCGCGAACAGGGCGGCGAACTCGGCCGGGACGGCGGCGGCAGTACTCACGAGGACTCTCCAGTGATCACGGACGGTCACAGGCGGGCGCCGGGCAGCCACCCGGGGTCCGCAGACTGGTACGCGAAAGACCATACTACGGATTCGCTCGTACTAAGAAGTCTCTCGTACAACCGGCTCGCGCGACCAGCCGTCGGCGCGGCGCGGCGGGGCCGTTGTCAGTGCCCGGGTGCAGACTGGCTCGAAAGCCGCCGTATAGGGACAACGACGTCCGGAGGTATCGGCCATGACCGACCTGCTACTGCTCGCGGGAACCCGCAAGGGACTGTTCATCGGCCGTCGGAGCACCGACGGCACCTGGGCGTTCGGCGGGCCGCATTTCAACGCCCAGGCGGTCTCCGCCGTCGCCGTCGACCGGCGCGGCCCC contains these protein-coding regions:
- a CDS encoding ArsR/SmtB family transcription factor, whose translation is MTDTANVRVLDHPELGEIRLESVLHALSDPMRLSVVRELAASDVEQPCSAFVLPVTKSTCTHHFRVLRESGVVRQAYQGTAKMNELRRADLEALFPGLLDRILAAASAEEARLSG
- a CDS encoding NADH:flavin oxidoreductase/NADH oxidase, with the translated sequence MSTAAAVPAEFAALFAPYTLRSVTIPNRVWMAPMCQYSAEPDGPAAGAPGEWHFAHYAARAVGGAGLIIQEATAISPEGRISPYDLGIWNDAQVEALRPIVAFVKAQGAVAGIQIAHAGRKASTESPWKGGRVIDPQAPHGWLPSAPSAVPFREGDPVPHELTVDEIHGIVAEFAAAAGRAREAGYQVVEIHGAHGYLIGEFLSPHSNRRTDAYGGSFENRARFALEVVDAVRTVWPEELPLFFRISATDWLEEAGWTADETVRLAGLLEEHGVDLLDVSTGGLAPHAEIPVGPGFQVPFAARVKAETGLPVAAVGLITEPEQAEKILANGEADAILLGRELLRDPYWARRAAAELGAAASVPGQYARAW
- a CDS encoding FAD-dependent oxidoreductase — translated: MLRIAVVGSGPSGVYAAQTLVQQREVPGVRVDVLDRLPAPYGLVRYGVAPDHEKIKSLQGSLRTVLEDERIRFFGNVEVGGPELSTARLLELYHAVVYCVGAARDRPLGIPGEDLAGVHSATAFVAWYSGHPDAAAEAFGLPGVDSAIVIGAGNVAVDVTRILARGVPELAPTDMPQPALGALGASGVREVRMVARRGPSQGKFTTKELRELGTLPGVEALADPAELGLDPAYADPGAALPAVNRRNVEVLRGWATADPAAQTGGGVHRRIELRFFLRPVEVLGGEGGRVTGMRFERTAPDGRGGVTGTGVYEDLPAQLVLRSVGYQGVPLPGLPFDERTGTVPHAAGRVLRAGRASVGEYVAGWIKRGPTGVIGTNRPCAKETASSLLQDAGTLARRELPQDPLEALRAAGLRPVEWPGWLAIETAEAELGRSLGRRSVKIPDWAGLLAAADGSG
- a CDS encoding TetR/AcrR family transcriptional regulator, with product MSPRSASVNEELRRRSRERLLQATVELVAERGYEATKLGDIADRAGAARGLVSYYFPGKRQLLQSAVHRLMHLTLEAALEREPHTEDGRERLARAIDAILGLARDQPRLMRTHMAGILQAEGFVQCAEQQRLAELLRDTVVRYGSAEVDTDYPLLRALLMGAVVAVLLPGAPMPAARLRAELFQRYGLDWELGVPPEGGPPGGTFPSPPVAPIGPR